A genomic segment from Roseibium algicola encodes:
- a CDS encoding response regulator transcription factor has protein sequence MPGQTILVVDDDPHIRDVICFALQKASYVFEVAADGKEALDKALLCNPSLIVLDIGLPEMDGLDVCRHLRRTSEVPILFLSARDDEIDRIVGLELGADDYVTKPFSPRELIARVGAILKRYGAPSAAETVEDLPALRFGAVELDRSQRHVTVDGTPVTLTAIEFDILATLLARPKIVFTREQILQNAYRDNIHVSDRTIDSHIRNIRAKLGTVGCGDAIETVHGVGFRLGPCRVENGNGV, from the coding sequence TTGCCAGGTCAAACCATTCTTGTTGTCGATGACGACCCGCATATCCGAGACGTCATCTGTTTCGCGCTTCAAAAAGCGTCCTATGTGTTCGAAGTTGCCGCTGACGGGAAGGAAGCGCTCGACAAGGCGCTTTTATGCAATCCGTCCCTGATCGTTCTGGACATCGGCCTGCCGGAAATGGACGGGCTGGACGTCTGCCGGCACCTGCGCCGCACGTCGGAGGTACCCATCCTGTTTCTGTCGGCACGCGATGACGAGATCGACAGGATCGTCGGCCTGGAGCTGGGCGCCGATGACTATGTGACCAAACCCTTCAGCCCGCGCGAACTGATCGCCCGCGTCGGCGCGATCCTGAAGCGCTACGGCGCCCCCTCGGCTGCCGAAACGGTCGAAGACTTGCCTGCGCTGCGTTTCGGTGCAGTCGAACTTGACCGGTCGCAGCGCCATGTGACAGTCGATGGAACGCCTGTCACGCTCACGGCCATCGAGTTCGATATCCTGGCTACCCTGCTGGCCCGGCCGAAGATCGTCTTTACCCGCGAGCAGATCCTCCAAAATGCCTACCGGGACAATATTCACGTCTCCGATCGCACCATCGACAGCCACATCCGCAACATCCGCGCCAAGCTTGGAACCGTTGGATGCGGCGATGCCATAGAGACCGTGCACGGCGTCGGATTCCGACTTGGGCCCTGCCGCGTCGAGAATGGAAACGGCGTATGA
- a CDS encoding VIT and vWA domain-containing protein — MTFLSPLASASSLKATLAASLAIVFGTLSALLASAEPDLDDLSGTVVATADGKEIHLPLLKADYRVEVDGDVAHVELTQTFLNPTKLPLNATYLFPLNQKAAIHAMRMDLDGETIVARMKKKEDARATFEKAKREGKAAALLTQHRPNMFTQDIAHLMPGRPVKVTLEYAQTVPKIDGAYELVMPMVVGPRYEGLGAQAALKPSQNIADKRVPEDDSPGYGDTEYASDVPVFAKPAAFKHSETVSGWQIDKLPAYPEVIGQNAPKEIDPRRVSLELALKAPMPVSRLSSDTHALEVSSQGEMRTVRFKSGRAIDNRDFVLRYELAAQSDVAAGVSSRYEADGGGYFSLLIEPPKLPAEDMIGQRELVFVLDTSGSMSGQPIEASKTFMTSAIKSLRSDDYFRILRFSNNTSQFAGNAVLATERNKRQALKFVAGLSTGGGTEINQAVNTAFDQAQPENTTRIVVFLTDGYIGDEATVISSVASRIGKARIYAFGVGNSVNRFLLDAMATEGRGYARYVALGEDAGEAAESLAANLKTPLLTDIAIDWNGLKVEGQSPARIPDLFEGGSVRVMGRYAAGGKHTIFINGLVNGYAARLPLEIDLKSSVDGSAVSSRALPLIWAREQIFDKERAYTIGGSTDTQLKQEIVDLGLTYSLQTRFTSFVAVSEKVVNGAPLTASHQNVPLPQVAGVSTNAYPSLNLSGSSAPEPEGILGVMLVLLAVAARFRLQLANSFRKLRERVRGGRSRDEEAVSDELDLALPRTLRRDGWWLET, encoded by the coding sequence ATGACGTTCCTGTCCCCATTGGCGTCTGCCAGTTCTCTGAAAGCCACTCTGGCAGCCTCGCTGGCTATCGTCTTTGGCACCCTTTCAGCGCTGCTGGCTTCAGCCGAGCCAGACCTCGACGATCTGTCCGGCACCGTGGTTGCCACAGCCGATGGCAAGGAGATCCATCTGCCGCTTCTGAAGGCCGATTACAGGGTCGAGGTTGACGGCGATGTTGCCCATGTGGAACTGACGCAGACCTTCCTGAACCCGACCAAGTTGCCACTTAACGCGACCTACCTGTTTCCGCTGAACCAGAAGGCGGCCATTCACGCCATGCGGATGGATCTCGATGGCGAGACTATCGTGGCCCGGATGAAGAAGAAGGAAGATGCCAGGGCAACCTTCGAGAAGGCGAAACGGGAAGGCAAGGCCGCCGCCCTTCTGACGCAGCACCGGCCCAATATGTTCACCCAGGATATTGCGCATCTGATGCCCGGTCGCCCGGTGAAGGTGACACTGGAATACGCCCAGACCGTCCCCAAGATCGACGGCGCCTATGAGCTGGTGATGCCGATGGTGGTGGGGCCGCGTTACGAAGGACTGGGCGCGCAAGCCGCCCTGAAGCCTTCGCAAAACATCGCGGACAAGCGAGTGCCGGAGGACGACAGTCCCGGATACGGCGATACTGAATATGCGAGCGATGTGCCCGTCTTTGCGAAACCTGCTGCCTTCAAGCACAGTGAAACAGTCTCCGGCTGGCAGATCGACAAGCTTCCGGCCTATCCGGAGGTCATCGGGCAGAATGCTCCGAAGGAAATCGATCCGAGGCGGGTGTCGCTGGAACTTGCTCTCAAGGCACCGATGCCTGTCTCGCGGCTGTCGAGCGATACCCATGCACTGGAGGTTTCAAGCCAGGGCGAAATGCGGACAGTTCGCTTCAAGTCCGGCAGGGCCATCGACAATCGGGATTTCGTTTTGCGTTACGAGCTTGCCGCACAGAGCGATGTTGCTGCCGGTGTCTCGTCCCGGTACGAAGCCGATGGCGGGGGCTATTTTTCGCTGCTGATCGAGCCGCCGAAACTGCCGGCTGAAGACATGATTGGCCAGCGCGAGCTTGTCTTCGTGCTGGATACATCCGGGTCCATGAGCGGGCAGCCGATCGAAGCGAGCAAGACCTTCATGACGTCAGCGATCAAGTCTCTGCGCTCTGATGACTATTTCCGCATCCTCCGCTTTTCCAATAACACCTCCCAATTTGCCGGAAATGCCGTTCTGGCAACGGAGCGAAACAAGCGGCAGGCCTTGAAGTTCGTGGCTGGCCTTTCGACCGGTGGCGGGACAGAAATCAACCAGGCCGTAAACACCGCCTTCGATCAGGCGCAACCGGAAAACACCACACGCATCGTTGTCTTTCTGACCGACGGTTATATCGGCGACGAGGCGACCGTGATCTCGAGTGTCGCGAGCCGCATCGGCAAGGCGCGTATCTATGCCTTCGGCGTCGGCAACTCGGTCAATCGGTTCCTGCTGGATGCGATGGCCACGGAGGGCAGGGGCTATGCCCGCTATGTGGCTTTGGGAGAAGACGCGGGCGAAGCGGCGGAAAGCCTTGCCGCAAACCTGAAAACACCGCTCCTGACAGACATCGCCATCGATTGGAACGGTCTCAAGGTCGAGGGACAGAGCCCGGCCAGGATACCCGATCTGTTCGAAGGCGGCTCGGTGCGCGTGATGGGGCGATACGCTGCCGGCGGCAAGCATACGATTTTCATCAACGGTCTGGTCAACGGATATGCTGCCAGACTGCCGCTTGAAATCGACCTGAAGTCTTCTGTCGACGGCAGTGCGGTTTCCAGTCGGGCCCTGCCGCTGATCTGGGCGCGCGAGCAGATTTTCGACAAGGAGCGCGCCTATACAATCGGCGGCAGCACCGACACGCAACTGAAGCAGGAAATCGTCGATCTGGGCCTGACCTATTCGCTTCAGACCCGGTTCACGTCCTTTGTCGCCGTCTCGGAAAAGGTGGTGAATGGCGCACCGTTGACAGCCTCTCACCAAAACGTGCCCCTGCCGCAGGTTGCAGGCGTTTCGACCAACGCCTATCCGTCCTTGAACCTTTCCGGCAGTTCCGCGCCGGAACCGGAAGGCATCTTGGGAGTGATGCTGGTCCTCCTGGCTGTGGCTGCCCGGTTCCGGCTTCAACTGGCAAATAGCTTCCGCAAGTTGCGGGAAAGGGTTCGGGGAGGCCGGTCACGCGATGAGGAAGCTGTGTCTGACGAGCTGGATCTTGCCTTGCCCCGTACGTTGCGCCGGGATGGTTGGTGGCTGGAAACCTGA